One Centroberyx gerrardi isolate f3 chromosome 6, fCenGer3.hap1.cur.20231027, whole genome shotgun sequence genomic region harbors:
- the LOC144539415 gene encoding lysophosphatidic acid receptor 4-like, translating into MMNITLKENGPGLDRSNMAYAIVFGCIVVLGLPLNAVSLWTLIRRHSLKSPSAVFMINLALSDLLLVISLPMRVYFYATGSWPLGIMACIWITMLFRNNIRSSSIFITFIGVDRLLAVVYPLRSRHLRSTSNAWKASAFVWIFALVVNVPESINFSKSLYNCSASTCFEFPRCKLLRPPLPYFQSVLVFTMLAVNVVSTAMVSWTLRRHLSDSARVNNKMNVMLVFAMNLIMFIIFFFPLSLALVLKNGKNAIMPTVCLASMNCCLDPLLYYFSLDAFWKKKEDVDSSLARG; encoded by the coding sequence ATGATGAACATTACCCTGAAAGAAAATGGTCCAGGGCTAGACAGGAGTAACATGGCCTATGCCATAGTCTTCGGCTGCATCGTGGTGCTGGGTCTGCCTCTCAATGCTGTGTCACTGTGGACTCTGATACGCCGCCACAGCCTCAAATCCCCCAGTGCCGTCTTCATGATAAACCTGGCACTTTCAGACCTGCTGCTGGTGATCTCCCTGCCCATGAGAGtctacttttatgccacaggCAGCTGGCCCCTTGGCATTATGGCATGCATCTGGATCACTATGCTCTTCCGCAACAACATCCGCTCCAGCTCCATCTTCATCACCTTCATCGGTGTGGACCGGCTGCTGGCAGTGGTTTACCCGCTGAGATCACGGCATCTGAGATCCACCTCCAATGCCTGGAAAGCCTCTGCCTTCGTTTGGATCTTTGCGTTGGTAGTGAACGTCCCAGAGAGTATTAACTTTTCAAAAAGTTTATACAACTGCAGTGCATCTACCTGTTTTGAGTTTCCTCGCTGTAAGCTGCTTAGACCACCATTGCCTtattttcagtctgttttaGTGTTCACCATGCTGGCAGTCAATGTTGTGTCCACTGCTATGGTGTCTTGGACTCTCCGCAGGCATCTCAGTGACTCTGCAAGGGTCAACAACAAGATGAATGTCATGCTAGTTTTTGCCATGAACTTGATCATGTTTatcatctttttctttcctctgtcaTTGGCCCTTGtgcttaaaaatggaaaaaatgcaatcatgCCAACAGTATGTCTTGCTAGCATGAACTGCTGTCTGGATCCACTGTTATATTACTTTTCTTTGGATGCCTTCtggaagaaaaaagaggatgtgGACTCTTCCCTTGCAAGAGGATAG